In one Nicotiana sylvestris chromosome 8, ASM39365v2, whole genome shotgun sequence genomic region, the following are encoded:
- the LOC138875995 gene encoding uncharacterized protein, with product MAIDQDVEELLIMGDSDLIIRQAQGEWETRDVNLIPYRKYVDDLSKRFKSVEFRYIPRFYNELADALATLASMLPYPGNLHIDPLEIQIRERYGYCNTVEAEPDVQPWYHDIKRFLKTKEYPDLASGGQKRTIR from the coding sequence atggcaatcgaccaagatgtggaagaattattgatcatgggagattcagacctaattatccgacaagctcagggagagtgggaaactcgagatgtcaaccTTATTCCTTATAGGAAATATGTGGATGATCTTAGTAAACGGTTCAAGTcagtcgagttcaggtacattcctcgtttTTACAATGAGTTGGCcgatgcactcgctactttggcatcaatgttgccaTATCCAGGCAATCTCCACATTGACccgttggaaatccaaatccgagaaaggtatggttactgcaatacggttgaggcagaaccggatgttcagccatggtatcatgatatcaagagatttctgaaaactaaagaatatcctGATCTAGCCAGTGGAGGCCAAAAAAGAACTATTAGATGA